The DNA sequence CGCCTTTGGTGCCGGAGGCGAACAGATCGGCTTCTACGACTGGAGCATGTGGGCCTACACCGGCCCGGGCACCTGCGCTGCCATATCAAGCGGCAGCCTTGCCCCTGTACGCTGCGACTGGAACGCGGCGCCATGGGGCGGAACCGGACTGGCGAACACCTTGCCGCCCGGAGGAGATCCCGGGAACTACGGGCCCATGCTTCCGGTCAATGCCGGCGACCAATTCATCATCTGCTTCAGCAACTGGAGCTATGTGACCACCAACGTGACGCTCGACTTCTTCGGAACGGCCACGATCCAATGCGGTATGATATTGCCCATCGAACTGCTCAGTTTCGATGCGTGGAGGGAGAACGACCTTGTCCATACCCATTGGGCCACGGCCAGCGAACGCGACAACGACCACTTCGAGGTGGAACGCTCGGTGGACCTGATCGATTGGCACACCATCGGATCCCTCGCTGGAGCCGGGACTTCCCAGGCCATGCACGAGTACGACCTTTTCGATGAAGCTCCTCTGCCGGGTTGGAACTACTTCCGGCTGAAGCAGGTGGATCTCGATGGTTCCGCCTCCTGGTCCGAAGCGGTCCCGGTCTGGTTCGATCCTCCGCCGGACGTACTGGTGTACCCACAACCCAGCACCGGTGAGTTCCAAGTGATGGCGATACTGCGGGCGCCGGTGCTATTGAACGCCATGGGGCAGCGAGTCCCGATCGAGGTGGGCCACGACCTGGAACATGGATCCACGCGGATACGGCTCAAGGAGCCGGCCGCCGGCACTTACGTTCTCATGGATCCCGATACCAAAGGACGCTTCCGCTTGTTGATCGTGGAGCCATAGCGTGGATCGTGGTCATACTGAACACATGCCTGGCGTGCCATCGGTCCAAGTACAGAGCTCCCGATGCATCTTCGACCCATGGATCCCCGCACCGCCTCCCTCCTCGCCCTCTTCACCGAAGGCCGCACGCGCTTCACCAAGGTGCTCGACACCCTCACCGAGGCTGACCTGCCGAAGAAGCTCGCACCCTCGCCCAACAGCGCCGGTTTCCTCATCCGCCACATCGGTGATGTGGAGTTGCTCTTCGCGAAGAACGTCTTCGGCCTGGAAGGCGTGGAAGTGCGCGCCAAGACCGTGTCCAAGGGCTTCGATACCGGCGAATGGACCGACCTCGCGGCGCTGAAGGCCTATGTGCAGGAGAGCGCCGACACGCTGCGCCGCGCGGTCGAGGCCACGCCCGAAGCGGATTGGGACACCTTCATCGAGACCAAGGAGTTCGGGCGGAAGACCAAGGCCGAAGCGCTGGGCCGGATCGTGACGCACACGGCCTACCACGCGGGGCAGTTGGCGATGGTGGAGAAGTACGGCAGTTGATCACTCCTTCCGCAGCGTGCGTATCCACTTCTCCGATGAACGGTCCAACACGGACGGTCTATCCGCGCAGCTTCGTGATCCGTGATGCGATCGCCGATGGTTGCCGCTGCAACACCTCGCTGATGGCGAGCCGCGCGAGGCCTTTGTCCAGCATCTCCACGATCAGCTGATCCTCCGCCGGGCTCCAGCGCATATAGGCCCGGGGGTGCTTGCGGCGCACCTTCTCGAGATGCGCGGGCAACGCATCATTCGCTTCCAGCGGGGTAACGATGGCCGCTGCACGCCTGCTCCACGCCTCGCGCGGTGCATCCAGCTTGCGGTCGGGAATGGTGCTGTGGATCAGGTCGGCCACCCGCACGATGCTGCGCGCCTCCTTGCACATGGCGGCATAGGCATCCGCATCGCCGTCCACACTCAGCAGCACGCCCATCTCCCGGTTCTGACGCTCCGATCCGCCCAACAGGTTCAAGCTGGTGATCACGCCTTCGCGCTCGTTGAAGTAGCATTTGGCGTGCAGTTCCTTCAAAAAGTACAAGCGCATGTTCGGCAGCTCACGCAGGTCGCGGAACACGCCCTGATCCATGGGTTTCTTTCCGAAGAGGATGGTGATCTCCACCCCGCCCTCACCGGCATCCTGCAAGCGTTGCAGGTGAACGATACGGGGGAACACGAAGGCGCTGATGAGCGTGAGGGACGCATGGGCCTCGCGGATCACCCGCTCAATGGCGGCGCTGCTGTCGGTGGTGGTGAGGAAGGTGGCCATGGCTCATTTTGTCACACCACCCCCACCGTATCCACCTCCTCCATCACCTTCCCCGTTTCCGTGAGCGCCACGATCATGCGCTGGTAGTGGCGGATGTCATCGAAGGTGAGCGTGCGGCCGTGGCGGTCCTTCAGCCATTTCTGGGCGGGCTGGTAGCCGCCGATGTAGAAGTTCCAGGCCACCTCGGGCACACCGGCGAAGTACTGTGTGTCGTTGATCCACACCTTGCCCAGGCCCTTGCCGGTGGCCTCGAAACCGGGACTCTTCGCGCTCATCTTGCGCGTTACCTCGTTGCTGCCGCCCACGGGGTATTGCGTGATGTACCGGTCGATGCCCTCCCACTCCAGCAGGTGCAGTTGCCGCAGTTGGGCGCCCAGTTGCACCAGTGCGCGGAACTTCTTCGCATCGGTGGGGAACGGGATGCGCGGAAAGTCGCTCTTGAGGAACTCCTTATACTTGGCGCGGTACGCGGGGCTGTGCAGCACGGCGTAGCAGAAGTCCAGCACATCCAGCGGCGTTAGCTCCTTGGCCGTTCCATGTGCGAAGAGCCTGTCTGCCGGCAAGGCAGGCGCCTCGGGCTTGAAGGTGTACGTGAGTCCTACGCCCTTGGCCAGTTGCTCCACCAGCTTCGCATCCAAGTTGGGTTGCACTGCTTGGGCTACGGCTCTGGTCTGTTTGGTGGTTTCGGGGTAGAGGTAGAGCGGTGAAGCCATTACCCCACCGCGGTAGAACATGTTGAAGTCGGTAAGCTGATCCGTGCAGTACACCAGATTCCATTCCATGGCCCCCACGACTTGCCCTTGTCGGCCGATGACGATGCCAAGGTTCTTGCCATCAATGAAGTGACGCATGATCTTCCGTTGAGGACTTGCGTAGATGCCTCGCGAGTTTCCCGAATAGAAGGTCATTCTTGTGTCGAACGGCCGATACGCACAAGGCACAAGCTTCTCATCGCTGAAGTTCGCTATCACATCTCGCTTTGCCGTTGGCACAGCCCAGTCCCGTGCATCCTTCGCCTTCAAGCCAAAGCGTGACCGAATCGCTGCATCATCATTCTCTTTCAGGAAGAGCATGTTCGCTCTTACAACGGCTTTGTCGAAGTCAATCGTGATGCCATCCTTGCCAGTGACGAATCCAACTGTTGAATTGGTGAAGATGTCCTGAACGGAGAATCCTTTTTGATACTGCTTGGATGCACCGTCATCGACTGGCTGGAAGAAATACGCTGGATCTGAATAGTTAGCTTCTGCAAACGAGACATTCGTCAACCGCTCATCTTTCAATGTGTCGTACTTCAATTCGCGCGCACCCCAGAGGTCCGCGTGAAAGACCTTTCCGAGCTGGCCTTTCTTCTTCTGTGCGGTGCGGACGAATAGATTGATGCTCACACCTTGTTGGATGTCGAACACGTTCTCGTCCTTGCTGCCATCGGGTGCCACTTCCTTCTTCTTGCTGTTGCCGTGCAGGTCGATCACGTAGATCTTGTCGAAGGTGTTCAGCAGATGCCAGCGCATGCCCCGGAAGGTGGGGTTGTCCAGAAAGCTGTGGTTGTTGATGTAGGCCAGCACGCCTTCACCGGTCTTCTCAATGAAGTGCTCCCCGAAGCGGATGAACTTCACGTAGTCGTCACCGAGCCAGTGCTTCTTCTCGCCGAAGTGCTGCCCGTCCACGTACTTGTAGTCCTCGATCAAACTGCTGATCCACTCGCCCTTGTTGGTGCTGATGCCGCTGTACGGCGGGTTCCCCAGCACCACCATCACGGGCGTATCGCGCTTCACGGCGTTGGCCTCGTTGGCCTCCTGGCTCAGCCAACTGGCGAAGAGGGTGCCGGTATCGGGGTGGGCTTCTTCAAGAGAGTTGGTGAGGAAGACTCGTAAGCGTTGTTGGGCCTCGGCTCCGCTCGGCCTGACAACGCCTCCGCGCGCATTCGCGTTGGGTGTTCCATGCGGCTGGCCCATGTCGTAGCCGGTATCGCGCAGCACCAGGTCCAGTTTCAAATGTGCCATGGCATAGCTGGCCATCAGCAACTCGAAGCCGTTAAGGCGCGGGATCAGGTGTTGCTCCACGTATGCCGGCCATAGGCCCTGCTGCCCCTCGAACTTGGCGTAAACCTGCCGCACCACTTCGGCGAGGAAGGTGCCGGTGCCGGTGGCGGGGTCCAGCACCTGCACGCGGTGTACCTCTTCTTCAATGGCCACCTCCTTCACCTTGGCGTTCCCATGCCTCCCCTGGGTCACCACCTTCCGTTTGATCTTCACCTTGCTCGCATCCGCAAGCCCTGCCACCAGGCCGAACTCGCTCTTCAAGATCTCGTCCACCGCGCGCACGATGAAGCGCACCACGGCATCGGGGGTGTACCACACGCCGCGGCTCTTGCGCAATTTGGGGTCGTATTGCGCGAGGAAGTCTTCGTAGAAGTGCATGAAGGCATCCTCGCGGCCGCTGCCCTTGCCGAAGCCGCCGAGCAGCTTGGCGATGTCGGTGGCGCGGAAGATGTCGGCCAGCGCATCCACGATCCACTCGATGCGCGTGTCCAGGTCGTTGCCGCTGATGCTGTTGAAGAGCTTGCGCAGGAAGGGGTTGCTCTTGGGGATCAGCTTGGCGGCTTCTTCGCGGCTGAAGCTGTCCGGGCTGGGGTCGTGCAGCCGCGCGGCGAACATGCCGTAGGCGATGGTCTGCGCGTAGAGGTCGGCGAAGGCCTTGGGGGTGATGTCGTGGATGAGGATGACCTTGAAGGCATCAAGCTGCTGGCGCAGGTCGGTGTTGGCCTGGCTGGCTTCATCGCTGCTCACGGCCTGCTCGATCACATCGGCCAGCAGGCGGGCCTTGCCCGCCATCATGCTGGCGAGCTTCTTCGCGCTGGTGATGGTCTGCCCCTGCCACGCGGCGAAGTCGGCGATGAGGGCGGTGAACTTGTCGAACTCGGCGGGCAGCGGCTTCACCTTCCCGTTGCTCACCTCGCCGATGCGGATGCTGGTGGTGGGTTCGCCGTTCCGGAAGAAGCAGAACTCGAGGTAGTCGGTGATGATGAGGTTGTCCAGCGATCCCCGGTAGCGGTCGAACTGTTCCTTCAGGCTCTTGCTGCCCAGGTCCACGCCGATGTCCTTGGCCTCGATGTAGCCCACGGGGATGTCCTTGCGCGTGAGGATGTAGTCCGGCGCGCCGCAGGCGATGCGCTGGGGCTCGTTGGTGACGGCCACACCGGGGCACAGGGCGCTGAGCAGGCGTTGCAGGTCGCCCCGGTAGCTGTGCTCGGTGGCGCGGCCGCTGGCGTGGAGCTTGGCGAGGGCGGTGAGGTATTCGGGAAGGGTCATTCGGGATCAAAATATCAAAGCGGAACCGAATGCTCCGGTCGCGGCACCATCAGGACCAGGTAAACCGTTGTGATCAACGCCACCATCCCCGTCACCCCGAACGTCACCTCCGGCCCGAAGGCGAACCACAGCCAGCCCGCGAAGGCGCTGGCGAAGAGCGCGGCGATGCTCTGGAAGCCCGCGTAGGTGCCGATGGCCGTGGCCGTCTCGGTGCGCGGCACGATGCTGCCGATCCACGCCTTCGCGATGCCCTCGGTGGCGGCCGCGTATAGCCCATAGCCTGCGAAGAGCAGCGCCACTGCGACCAAGGTGCCGCCCATGGCCATGCCGAAGTACACCGCCGCGAAGAGCAGCAGGCCGAGGATGAAGACGCGCTTCAGGCCGATGCGGTCCGCCAGGGCGCCCAGCGGGAAGGCGAACAGGGCGTACACCAGGTTGTAGCCGATGTACACGCCGATGGTGCCGGTGTCGCTGAGGCCGATGTTCTTCGCCTGCAGGAGCAGGAAGACATCGCTGCTGTTGAAGAGCGCGAAAAGCAGCAGCCCGGTGGTGAGCTTGCGGTAGGCCACGGGGCTCTCCTTCCAATAACGCAGGAAGCCGAAGAACCCCGTGGGTTTGGGTGCCGCAGGGTCACCTCCTGCGTCGGGAGACCCGGTGGAGGCTTCAGGCACAGTGCGCGGCTTGTCCTTCACCAGCAGGCTGAGCCCTATGGCCGCCACGCCCGGCGCGAAGGCGATGAAGAAGAGCGGCACATAGTCGCCAGGGTTGTAATGCAGGTAGAGCAGCGCCAACGCAGGACCGATCACCGCGCCCAGCGTGTCCATACCGCGGTGCAGGCCGAACAC is a window from the Flavobacteriales bacterium genome containing:
- a CDS encoding N-6 DNA methylase, whose translation is MTLPEYLTALAKLHASGRATEHSYRGDLQRLLSALCPGVAVTNEPQRIACGAPDYILTRKDIPVGYIEAKDIGVDLGSKSLKEQFDRYRGSLDNLIITDYLEFCFFRNGEPTTSIRIGEVSNGKVKPLPAEFDKFTALIADFAAWQGQTITSAKKLASMMAGKARLLADVIEQAVSSDEASQANTDLRQQLDAFKVILIHDITPKAFADLYAQTIAYGMFAARLHDPSPDSFSREEAAKLIPKSNPFLRKLFNSISGNDLDTRIEWIVDALADIFRATDIAKLLGGFGKGSGREDAFMHFYEDFLAQYDPKLRKSRGVWYTPDAVVRFIVRAVDEILKSEFGLVAGLADASKVKIKRKVVTQGRHGNAKVKEVAIEEEVHRVQVLDPATGTGTFLAEVVRQVYAKFEGQQGLWPAYVEQHLIPRLNGFELLMASYAMAHLKLDLVLRDTGYDMGQPHGTPNANARGGVVRPSGAEAQQRLRVFLTNSLEEAHPDTGTLFASWLSQEANEANAVKRDTPVMVVLGNPPYSGISTNKGEWISSLIEDYKYVDGQHFGEKKHWLGDDYVKFIRFGEHFIEKTGEGVLAYINNHSFLDNPTFRGMRWHLLNTFDKIYVIDLHGNSKKKEVAPDGSKDENVFDIQQGVSINLFVRTAQKKKGQLGKVFHADLWGARELKYDTLKDERLTNVSFAEANYSDPAYFFQPVDDGASKQYQKGFSVQDIFTNSTVGFVTGKDGITIDFDKAVVRANMLFLKENDDAAIRSRFGLKAKDARDWAVPTAKRDVIANFSDEKLVPCAYRPFDTRMTFYSGNSRGIYASPQRKIMRHFIDGKNLGIVIGRQGQVVGAMEWNLVYCTDQLTDFNMFYRGGVMASPLYLYPETTKQTRAVAQAVQPNLDAKLVEQLAKGVGLTYTFKPEAPALPADRLFAHGTAKELTPLDVLDFCYAVLHSPAYRAKYKEFLKSDFPRIPFPTDAKKFRALVQLGAQLRQLHLLEWEGIDRYITQYPVGGSNEVTRKMSAKSPGFEATGKGLGKVWINDTQYFAGVPEVAWNFYIGGYQPAQKWLKDRHGRTLTFDDIRHYQRMIVALTETGKVMEEVDTVGVV
- a CDS encoding MFS transporter, which encodes MLYPVLPLYLKEIGFGVLLIGVLEGVAEATAGLSKGYFGMRSDRLGRRAPFVQWGYALSAISKPMMAVLIAPLWIFFARTLDRLGKGLRTGARDAILNDEATPATKGRVFGLHRGMDTLGAVIGPALALLYLHYNPGDYVPLFFIAFAPGVAAIGLSLLVKDKPRTVPEASTGSPDAGGDPAAPKPTGFFGFLRYWKESPVAYRKLTTGLLLFALFNSSDVFLLLQAKNIGLSDTGTIGVYIGYNLVYALFAFPLGALADRIGLKRVFILGLLLFAAVYFGMAMGGTLVAVALLFAGYGLYAAATEGIAKAWIGSIVPRTETATAIGTYAGFQSIAALFASAFAGWLWFAFGPEVTFGVTGMVALITTVYLVLMVPRPEHSVPL
- a CDS encoding DinB family protein, giving the protein MDPRTASLLALFTEGRTRFTKVLDTLTEADLPKKLAPSPNSAGFLIRHIGDVELLFAKNVFGLEGVEVRAKTVSKGFDTGEWTDLAALKAYVQESADTLRRAVEATPEADWDTFIETKEFGRKTKAEALGRIVTHTAYHAGQLAMVEKYGS